A single window of Caldimicrobium thiodismutans DNA harbors:
- a CDS encoding MOSC domain-containing protein produces MLEGKVVALSVSKEKGVPKENVEEVRIIENFGIEGDAHAGPWHRQVSFLDISTLEWMKTLVGRPLAFGELAENVTTDVDLTRVEVGDRIEAGTCLFEVTQIGKKCHHGCAIFQRVGKCEMRNRGIFTKVLKGGILRVGDPLKIIKRGPQNGKE; encoded by the coding sequence ATGCTTGAAGGTAAGGTAGTTGCCCTTTCAGTAAGTAAAGAAAAAGGAGTTCCTAAGGAAAATGTTGAAGAGGTCCGCATTATAGAGAACTTTGGGATTGAAGGAGATGCCCACGCTGGTCCATGGCATAGACAGGTGAGTTTCTTAGATATATCCACTCTTGAGTGGATGAAAACTTTGGTGGGAAGACCCCTTGCCTTCGGAGAGCTTGCTGAAAATGTGACTACCGATGTGGATCTAACCAGAGTTGAGGTAGGAGATCGGATTGAGGCTGGGACATGCCTCTTTGAGGTTACTCAGATCGGTAAAAAGTGTCACCATGGATGTGCTATTTTTCAAAGGGTGGGTAAATGCGAAATGCGTAATCGCGGGATCTTCACTAAGGTATTAAAGGGTGGAATCTTAAGAGTAGGGGATCCCTTAAAAATTATAAAAAGAGGGCCTCAAAATGGAAAAGAATAA
- the ahbD gene encoding heme b synthase has translation MEKNKFIPKLIAWELTRTCNLDCIHCRASASQGTYEGELSTEEVFRILEEITEVGNPVMILTGGEPLLRKDLLEITEKATSLGLKPVLATNGTLLTREIALELKRAGISRVSISLDGADSSAHDNFRKMPGAFEGALRGIQILKEAGLPFQINTTITAVNAEELPKVHELAKKLGAVAHHIFLLVPVGRGKELTEEALTPERYEALLNWFYEQREKSPLHLKATCAPHYYRIMRERARAEGKEVTYETFGLDAVTRGCLAGVGFCFISHRGIVQTCGYLEVPCGDLRKNTFKEVWEGSEVFNKLRDFSLYKGKCGKCEYIRVCGGCRARAYELTGDYLEEEPLCTYQPKKASLLNQKQV, from the coding sequence ATGGAAAAGAATAAGTTTATACCCAAACTTATTGCCTGGGAACTTACCAGAACCTGCAATCTTGATTGCATCCATTGCCGAGCATCAGCCTCTCAAGGCACCTATGAGGGAGAATTGAGCACAGAGGAGGTCTTCCGTATCCTTGAGGAGATAACAGAAGTTGGAAATCCCGTTATGATTCTCACAGGAGGGGAACCTCTCTTAAGAAAGGACTTACTCGAGATTACTGAGAAGGCTACCTCTCTTGGCTTAAAACCGGTGCTTGCCACCAATGGAACCCTTTTAACCAGGGAGATAGCTCTTGAACTTAAAAGGGCTGGAATCTCAAGGGTAAGCATAAGTCTGGATGGGGCAGATTCATCTGCCCATGATAATTTTAGAAAAATGCCCGGGGCTTTTGAGGGAGCCTTAAGGGGGATTCAAATTTTAAAAGAAGCAGGCCTCCCCTTTCAGATAAATACGACAATTACCGCTGTAAATGCTGAAGAGCTCCCTAAGGTGCACGAGCTTGCTAAGAAGCTGGGAGCAGTAGCCCATCATATCTTTTTACTCGTGCCTGTTGGAAGGGGAAAGGAACTTACAGAGGAAGCTCTCACTCCGGAAAGATATGAAGCTTTGCTTAACTGGTTTTATGAACAAAGGGAAAAATCTCCTTTGCATCTTAAGGCAACCTGTGCCCCTCATTATTACCGTATCATGAGGGAAAGAGCACGGGCAGAAGGCAAAGAAGTCACCTATGAGACCTTTGGTCTTGATGCAGTAACTCGCGGCTGTTTAGCTGGAGTAGGTTTTTGCTTTATCTCTCATAGAGGGATTGTGCAGACCTGTGGATATTTAGAGGTCCCCTGTGGTGACTTAAGAAAAAACACCTTTAAAGAGGTCTGGGAAGGTTCTGAAGTCTTTAATAAACTCAGAGACTTTAGCCTCTACAAAGGCAAGTGCGGAAAATGTGAATACATCAGGGTCTGTGGAGGATGCCGGGCCAGAGCCTATGAATTAACAGGAGATTACTTAGAAGAAGAACCCCTCTGCACCTATCAGCCTAAGAAAGCCTCCCTATTAAATCAAAAACAAGTGTAG
- the coaBC gene encoding bifunctional phosphopantothenoylcysteine decarboxylase/phosphopantothenate--cysteine ligase CoaBC produces MLSKHKILIGITGGIALYKACEVIRLLKKEGAQVKAVLSTGAEEFARPLLFSALTGEKTYTNSDFFSAGSMPHIELANWAEAILILPATASFLSKLRCGQASELLLALLLATRAPVYLFPSMNTVMLEHPATQENLKVLRSYGYLIYEPAEGELACGEIGKGRLPEPLEILEVIKAHFKPKDFFGKKVLITGGPTREYIDEVRFITNASSGKTAYLLVKEAYFRGAEVFLLWGHKEFPYELPKLNYFSDIPYPKIITTLTTQEMFDQARAIFPEVDIGIFAGAPCDFKPKSSHTGKLKKREPLTLELELTPDIAKGLSKIKDKQITIGFALEEREKLLTYALSKKAEKDFNLLIANPLETAGADTSDYLILGPVFQEEFKNLSKEKLATLVFDLIGRLS; encoded by the coding sequence GTGTTAAGTAAGCATAAAATCCTTATAGGAATAACTGGTGGAATCGCTCTTTATAAGGCCTGTGAGGTTATTCGTCTCTTAAAAAAGGAAGGTGCTCAGGTTAAGGCAGTTCTCTCCACCGGGGCAGAAGAATTTGCCCGTCCCCTCTTATTTTCTGCTTTGACCGGTGAGAAGACCTATACTAATAGTGATTTTTTCTCTGCAGGCTCAATGCCACATATTGAATTAGCTAATTGGGCTGAGGCCATATTAATTTTACCTGCTACTGCCTCTTTTCTTTCTAAATTAAGATGTGGTCAGGCCAGTGAACTTCTCCTTGCCCTACTTTTAGCAACAAGGGCCCCTGTGTATCTCTTCCCCTCTATGAACACAGTCATGCTTGAGCATCCAGCTACTCAAGAAAATTTAAAGGTTTTAAGGTCTTACGGGTATCTTATCTATGAGCCTGCTGAAGGGGAGCTTGCCTGTGGTGAGATAGGAAAAGGAAGGCTCCCTGAACCTTTAGAAATCCTTGAAGTTATCAAGGCCCACTTTAAACCTAAGGATTTTTTTGGGAAAAAAGTCCTTATTACAGGTGGTCCAACCCGAGAATATATTGATGAGGTTCGTTTTATCACTAATGCCTCCTCAGGTAAAACCGCTTATCTTTTAGTTAAAGAGGCCTATTTCCGAGGAGCGGAGGTCTTTCTCCTCTGGGGGCATAAAGAGTTTCCCTATGAGCTTCCTAAATTGAATTATTTTTCAGATATTCCCTATCCTAAAATCATAACTACTCTTACTACTCAGGAGATGTTTGATCAGGCAAGAGCTATTTTCCCAGAGGTGGATATAGGTATTTTTGCTGGAGCTCCCTGTGATTTTAAACCCAAAAGCTCGCATACCGGTAAACTCAAAAAAAGAGAGCCCCTTACCCTTGAGCTTGAGCTAACACCAGATATTGCCAAAGGTCTTTCAAAAATTAAAGATAAACAAATTACCATTGGCTTTGCCTTAGAAGAAAGGGAAAAATTATTAACTTATGCCCTGAGTAAAAAAGCTGAAAAGGACTTTAATCTTCTCATAGCCAATCCCCTTGAGACTGCAGGGGCAGACACCTCAGATTATCTTATTCTTGGCCCGGTATTTCAGGAGGAATTCAAAAACCTTTCCAAGGAAAAATTAGCTACACTTGTTTTTGATTTAATAGGGAGGCTTTCTTAG
- the ilvC gene encoding ketol-acid reductoisomerase → MKVYYEGDADLSILKDKVIAVIGYGSQGHAHALNLRDSGLNVLVGLKPGGPSWERAKKDGFEPLLPKEACSQADLIMILVPDQTQASLYKECIEPVLKPGKMLLFAHGFNIHFGQIVPPQDVDVAMVAPKGPGHLVRREFERGAGVPCLVAIHQDATGSALPRALAYAKGIGGARAGIIETTFKEETETDLFGEQVVLCGGVSALIKAGFETLVEAGYQPEIAYFECLHELKLIVDLIYEGGLAFMRYSISDTAEYGDLTRGPRIITDAVRAEMKKILKEIQNGEFAREWILENQAGRPVLNSLRKKEAEHPIEEVGKKLRAMMPWLKKK, encoded by the coding sequence ATGAAGGTTTATTACGAAGGAGATGCTGATCTTTCTATTTTAAAAGACAAGGTTATTGCAGTGATTGGTTATGGAAGCCAGGGGCATGCTCATGCCCTTAATCTTAGGGATTCAGGTTTAAATGTTCTTGTAGGTCTTAAACCTGGGGGGCCAAGCTGGGAAAGAGCTAAAAAGGACGGGTTTGAACCCCTCCTTCCCAAAGAGGCCTGTAGCCAAGCAGATCTCATTATGATCCTTGTCCCAGACCAGACTCAGGCCTCTCTCTATAAAGAGTGTATTGAGCCGGTGTTAAAACCTGGGAAAATGCTTCTTTTTGCTCATGGGTTTAATATTCACTTTGGCCAGATTGTGCCTCCTCAGGATGTTGATGTGGCTATGGTTGCCCCCAAGGGACCAGGGCATCTTGTCAGAAGAGAGTTTGAGAGAGGAGCTGGAGTTCCCTGTCTTGTGGCTATTCATCAGGATGCTACAGGATCTGCTCTGCCTCGGGCTTTAGCTTACGCCAAAGGAATTGGAGGGGCAAGAGCTGGTATAATTGAAACCACCTTTAAAGAAGAGACAGAAACGGATCTTTTCGGAGAACAGGTTGTCCTCTGTGGTGGGGTTTCTGCTCTTATTAAGGCTGGTTTTGAAACCTTGGTTGAAGCAGGCTATCAACCTGAAATTGCCTACTTTGAGTGTTTACATGAGCTAAAACTTATTGTTGACCTCATTTATGAGGGTGGCCTTGCCTTCATGAGATACTCTATAAGTGATACCGCTGAATATGGTGATCTAACCAGAGGACCAAGGATTATAACCGATGCGGTAAGGGCGGAAATGAAAAAGATCCTTAAGGAAATTCAAAATGGTGAATTTGCAAGAGAATGGATCCTTGAAAACCAGGCGGGAAGACCAGTTCTTAACTCTCTCCGGAAAAAAGAGGCTGAACATCCAATTGAAGAGGTAGGCAAAAAATTAAGAGCTATGATGCCCTGGCTTAAGAAAAAATAA
- the hemL gene encoding glutamate-1-semialdehyde 2,1-aminomutase, producing MGRLRSELFFEKAQKIIPGGVNSPVRACKAVKSNPVFFERGEGAYLIDADGNRYIDYVASWGPLILGHAHPNVIAEVYFASKRGTSFGAPTWLEVEMAELIRECIPSMEKVRLVNSGTEATMSALRLARAFTGRKKIVKFDGCYHGHSDSLLVKAGSGLATFGIPSSPGVPDELTTHTISLPFNDQEKVTEAFEKYGSEIACVILEPVPANMGVVPPKEGFLQFLRDITQKYGALLIFDEVITGFRLGLGGAQGHFGIKPDLTCLGKIIGGGLPVGAYGGKADIMSLIAPEGPVYQAGTLSGNPIAVSAGLATLKELKKPGAYARLENLTQALEEGIREILKELSLPYQVVRCSSMLTLFFTDKEVTDFQSALSCDTERFASFWQGMLKRGIYLPPSQFEAWFVSLAHSEKEIEITLKALRETLREVG from the coding sequence ATGGGAAGACTAAGGTCAGAACTTTTCTTTGAAAAGGCTCAAAAGATTATCCCAGGGGGAGTAAACAGCCCGGTGCGTGCCTGTAAGGCTGTAAAAAGTAATCCTGTCTTTTTTGAAAGAGGAGAAGGAGCATATTTAATTGATGCGGATGGTAATCGCTATATTGATTATGTGGCCTCTTGGGGGCCTCTTATTCTGGGGCATGCTCATCCCAATGTGATTGCGGAGGTCTATTTTGCAAGTAAAAGGGGAACAAGCTTTGGAGCACCTACCTGGCTTGAAGTGGAGATGGCAGAGCTTATTCGAGAGTGTATCCCCTCAATGGAAAAGGTGCGACTTGTGAATTCAGGAACCGAGGCTACAATGAGTGCCCTGAGGCTTGCTCGGGCCTTTACAGGCAGAAAAAAGATAGTCAAATTTGACGGCTGTTATCATGGCCACTCAGATTCCCTGCTTGTTAAAGCTGGTTCAGGGCTTGCAACCTTTGGCATTCCCTCAAGCCCCGGAGTTCCAGATGAGCTTACTACACATACCATAAGTCTTCCCTTTAATGATCAAGAGAAAGTGACAGAAGCCTTTGAGAAGTATGGCTCTGAGATTGCCTGTGTTATTCTTGAACCAGTGCCTGCTAATATGGGAGTTGTCCCTCCTAAGGAGGGGTTTCTTCAATTTTTAAGGGATATTACCCAAAAATATGGAGCCCTTCTTATTTTCGACGAAGTCATAACTGGCTTTAGACTTGGTCTTGGAGGAGCACAAGGACATTTTGGAATAAAACCTGATTTAACCTGTCTTGGAAAGATTATAGGGGGAGGGCTTCCAGTGGGGGCTTATGGGGGTAAGGCTGATATTATGTCTCTAATAGCTCCAGAGGGTCCAGTCTATCAGGCTGGCACTCTTTCAGGAAATCCCATTGCCGTTTCAGCTGGATTGGCTACCCTTAAAGAGCTGAAAAAACCTGGTGCCTATGCAAGACTTGAAAATCTTACCCAAGCCCTTGAAGAAGGAATAAGGGAAATTCTTAAAGAACTTTCTCTTCCCTATCAAGTGGTGAGATGCTCATCTATGCTTACCCTTTTCTTCACAGATAAAGAGGTTACGGATTTTCAATCTGCCCTTTCTTGTGATACTGAAAGGTTTGCAAGCTTTTGGCAGGGGATGCTTAAAAGGGGTATCTATCTACCACCTTCTCAGTTTGAAGCCTGGTTTGTTAGTCTTGCTCATAGTGAAAAGGAAATAGAGATAACCCTCAAGGCCCTGAGAGAGACCTTGAGGGAGGTAGGATAA
- a CDS encoding class II aldolase/adducin family protein: MKNLQGELLFWTKYLSEKGLISGSEGNLSVRADEGFFITPSGKIKETLSPKDLSYINHKGECLWGCPSSEWGLHYKIYSKNLRAKAVVHTHPLYVLTLEALGFNFKEFYHFEAKLILKHLSMLPPFPAGSPKLWEFASNLCMNNRIVILCRHGLLTWGESLEEAVNYTLILEKLCHLEYLIRRESTIRK, encoded by the coding sequence ATGAAAAATCTTCAAGGAGAACTCCTTTTCTGGACAAAATATCTTTCTGAAAAGGGTTTAATCTCAGGCTCAGAGGGGAATCTTTCAGTAAGGGCTGATGAGGGTTTTTTTATTACCCCCTCAGGGAAAATAAAAGAGACCCTTTCTCCTAAGGATTTGAGTTATATTAATCATAAGGGAGAGTGTCTTTGGGGATGCCCTTCTTCTGAATGGGGGCTTCATTATAAAATTTATTCAAAAAATTTACGGGCTAAAGCAGTTGTGCATACCCATCCCCTTTATGTCTTAACCTTAGAGGCCCTTGGGTTTAATTTTAAAGAATTCTATCACTTTGAGGCAAAATTAATTCTAAAACATCTCTCAATGCTTCCACCTTTTCCAGCAGGAAGCCCCAAACTCTGGGAATTTGCCTCAAACCTCTGCATGAACAATCGTATTGTTATACTCTGTAGGCATGGCCTTCTTACTTGGGGTGAGTCCTTGGAGGAGGCTGTAAATTATACTCTGATTCTTGAAAAACTTTGTCATCTTGAATACCTTATCCGAAGGGAGTCAACTATTAGAAAATAG
- a CDS encoding NAD-dependent epimerase/dehydratase family protein produces MKYYLVTGAAGFIGWRVSEFLLKEGHNVLGVDEINSAYDPALKEWRLHGLKRFPNFKFHRLDLCNFTALRLLFELYPIEAVIHLAARAGVRQSLENPWIYVDSNITATLNLLTLMRDFGVSKMVLASTSSIYAGQRPPYHEDLKVDTPLSPYAATKKASELLSYTFHHLYGLDISVVRYFTVYGPAGRPDMSIFRFIKWIYEGKPIEIYGDGTQARDFTYIDDIARGTILALKPLGYEIINLGGGRNPVSINEVIEILERYLQKKAQRVYLDFHKADVKITWAEIEKAKNLLSWQPEVSLEEGLKRTVDWALKHIDLVQKIRV; encoded by the coding sequence ATGAAATATTATCTTGTAACAGGAGCTGCGGGTTTCATTGGTTGGCGGGTCAGTGAATTTTTACTTAAGGAGGGACATAATGTTTTAGGGGTAGATGAGATTAATTCTGCCTATGATCCAGCCTTAAAGGAATGGAGACTGCACGGGTTAAAAAGGTTTCCAAATTTTAAATTTCATCGTTTAGATCTTTGTAATTTTACCGCCCTCAGGCTTCTTTTTGAGCTTTATCCCATTGAGGCAGTGATTCATCTTGCTGCAAGAGCTGGTGTTCGTCAAAGCCTTGAAAATCCCTGGATTTATGTGGATAGTAACATTACAGCAACATTAAATCTTTTAACCTTGATGAGGGATTTTGGTGTCTCCAAGATGGTGCTTGCCTCAACCTCTTCAATTTATGCTGGACAAAGGCCTCCCTATCATGAAGACCTCAAGGTGGATACCCCTCTTTCACCCTATGCGGCAACTAAAAAGGCCTCTGAACTTTTAAGCTATACCTTTCATCATCTTTACGGTTTGGATATATCAGTGGTGAGATATTTTACTGTTTATGGCCCTGCAGGAAGGCCCGATATGAGTATTTTTAGATTTATTAAATGGATCTATGAGGGGAAACCCATAGAGATTTACGGGGATGGAACTCAGGCCAGAGACTTTACCTATATTGATGATATTGCCAGAGGAACTATTCTGGCTCTAAAACCTTTAGGATATGAAATTATTAATCTCGGAGGAGGAAGGAATCCTGTCTCCATAAACGAGGTAATAGAGATACTGGAAAGGTATTTGCAAAAAAAAGCTCAAAGGGTATATCTTGATTTCCATAAGGCAGATGTAAAAATTACCTGGGCTGAGATTGAAAAGGCTAAAAACTTGCTTTCCTGGCAGCCTGAGGTATCCTTAGAGGAGGGACTAAAAAGGACGGTTGATTGGGCTTTAAAACACATTGACCTCGTGCAAAAGATTAGAGTATGA
- a CDS encoding DUF1015 family protein, producing MPECLPFCGWLYNLEKVRLSEVLAPPYDVVTSEEVAEYKKKSPYNIFHLELAEDFEEASSLLKRFIEENIFVQNGKPTLYYHELAFNYEGKAYLRKGLILLVKLYPFEEGIILPHEKVYAKVTEDRFKLLKATGFQFSQIYSLYEDPTLETLKNLSHNAELFGEVVQEGETQRLAKIQDVNIINKVSAFLKDKNLFIADGHHRYTTALKYKAYMESLYGKEEGRDYQYMAMYLSPFEDENLLMLPTHRIYKLSLKERESLLKGISEMGEVVEETISSEWNTLKFELYGKGDCFALFDGETLKVYKLKSNLFSQIKAKEPELSALPLYNFLQLLEVTLGVKEATLKEQGKVDFYAQEEEVFKKTQKEKIGVLFPRVSAEILKKIASKRKLMPHKSTYFYPKILTGFVMNQIKGSPVK from the coding sequence ATGCCTGAGTGTCTTCCTTTTTGCGGCTGGTTATACAATCTTGAAAAGGTAAGACTTTCGGAGGTTCTTGCCCCACCTTACGATGTAGTCACTTCTGAAGAAGTTGCTGAATATAAAAAAAAGAGTCCTTATAATATCTTTCACCTTGAGCTTGCGGAAGATTTTGAAGAGGCCAGTTCCCTTTTAAAAAGATTCATAGAAGAAAATATTTTTGTCCAAAATGGAAAGCCAACTCTCTATTATCATGAATTAGCCTTTAATTATGAAGGTAAGGCCTATTTAAGAAAGGGCTTAATCTTACTTGTGAAACTCTATCCCTTTGAAGAGGGAATCATACTCCCCCATGAAAAGGTCTATGCTAAGGTAACAGAAGATCGCTTCAAGCTTTTAAAAGCTACAGGATTCCAGTTTAGTCAGATCTATAGTCTTTATGAGGATCCCACCTTGGAGACCTTGAAGAACCTTTCGCACAATGCTGAGCTTTTTGGAGAGGTAGTTCAGGAAGGAGAAACTCAAAGACTGGCTAAAATTCAAGATGTAAATATCATAAATAAAGTTTCTGCCTTTTTAAAGGACAAAAATCTTTTTATTGCTGATGGTCATCATCGCTATACAACAGCCCTGAAATATAAGGCCTACATGGAATCCCTTTACGGAAAAGAGGAAGGGAGAGATTATCAATACATGGCCATGTATTTAAGCCCCTTTGAGGATGAAAATCTTCTAATGCTTCCTACACATCGTATCTATAAATTGTCTCTCAAGGAAAGGGAGAGCCTTTTGAAGGGAATAAGCGAGATGGGGGAAGTTGTAGAGGAAACTATTTCCTCTGAATGGAATACCTTAAAATTTGAGCTTTACGGTAAGGGGGACTGCTTCGCCCTATTTGACGGAGAGACCTTGAAGGTCTATAAGTTGAAGTCTAATCTTTTTTCCCAAATAAAAGCCAAAGAACCGGAACTTTCAGCTCTTCCTCTTTATAATTTCTTACAACTCCTTGAAGTAACCTTGGGAGTTAAGGAGGCCACATTAAAAGAACAAGGAAAAGTTGATTTTTATGCCCAGGAAGAGGAAGTCTTTAAAAAAACCCAAAAAGAAAAAATAGGTGTCCTTTTTCCCAGAGTTTCAGCTGAAATTCTTAAAAAAATAGCTTCAAAAAGAAAGCTTATGCCCCATAAGTCAACCTATTTTTATCCCAAGATTTTAACAGGTTTTGTGATGAATCAGATCAAGGGCAGTCCTGTAAAATGA
- a CDS encoding cupin domain-containing protein, giving the protein MEVKIESPDKERLSALKVETWPIWTKEISRFDWYYGETEMCYFLEGRVIVELPDGQKIDIKKGDLVTFPKGLSCVWDIKEPIRKHYTFIED; this is encoded by the coding sequence ATGGAGGTTAAGATTGAAAGTCCTGATAAAGAAAGGCTTTCAGCCTTAAAGGTTGAGACCTGGCCTATCTGGACTAAAGAGATATCTCGCTTTGACTGGTATTATGGTGAAACAGAGATGTGTTACTTCCTTGAAGGAAGAGTTATTGTTGAGCTTCCAGATGGACAAAAGATCGATATAAAAAAAGGTGATTTAGTTACCTTTCCCAAAGGGCTCTCCTGTGTCTGGGACATCAAGGAACCTATTAGAAAACATTACACCTTCATTGAAGATTAA
- the tig gene encoding trigger factor, with amino-acid sequence MRLEVEERSSVEKLLNIEVPPEEVNKIIEEVTAEVRKRAKLKGFREGKAPVYLVKKLFKEEIEEKGIERIIQKTLPSALEEKKLEPLLRPRVESIDRLSEGAPFKYSVLVEIRPSFELKKEDYLGLEIEREKDEVSNEEVEKMLEELRYSFSELKKVDEPIEERFAAVIAFSAFDGDNLIPGHQAEALFIDVGTGEFNEKVEKELIGKKPGDKLTVEVEYPESALNPLLAGKKVRYEIEVKEVYKRDLQELTDSFVQTLNLGIDSVEKLKETIKERLLKDKSRKNENQYREKLMEKILEKVDFTVPQRYVEIKFHQLVENLRESLEREGLSFDKMTLSPEKLRERLYPVAEKLSKEEIILDKIAELEGIEISDEEIQRQLQVIQQGLQVPLEEASRIVYYNILPKMLAERVMKFLVENSKPVYKEN; translated from the coding sequence ATGCGTTTAGAGGTTGAAGAGAGAAGTTCTGTTGAGAAACTCTTAAACATTGAGGTTCCCCCAGAAGAGGTGAATAAAATTATAGAGGAGGTTACTGCTGAGGTCAGGAAAAGGGCCAAACTTAAAGGATTTAGAGAGGGTAAGGCTCCAGTTTATCTGGTAAAAAAGCTCTTCAAAGAGGAGATTGAAGAAAAGGGCATTGAGCGAATCATTCAAAAGACCTTGCCTTCTGCCCTTGAAGAAAAAAAGCTTGAGCCTTTACTTCGTCCTCGGGTGGAAAGTATAGATCGTCTCTCCGAAGGCGCACCCTTTAAATATAGCGTGCTTGTAGAAATTAGACCCTCCTTTGAGCTCAAAAAGGAAGACTATCTTGGTCTTGAAATAGAAAGAGAAAAGGATGAGGTTAGTAACGAAGAAGTGGAAAAGATGCTTGAAGAGCTTAGATACTCCTTTTCCGAATTAAAAAAGGTAGATGAGCCTATAGAAGAGAGATTTGCAGCAGTAATCGCCTTTTCTGCTTTTGATGGGGACAACCTTATTCCAGGTCATCAAGCTGAAGCTCTTTTCATTGATGTGGGAACGGGAGAGTTTAATGAAAAGGTTGAGAAAGAACTTATCGGTAAAAAACCAGGGGATAAATTAACTGTAGAGGTTGAATATCCTGAGTCTGCCCTTAATCCTTTACTTGCAGGAAAAAAGGTTCGTTATGAAATTGAGGTAAAGGAAGTTTACAAAAGAGACCTTCAGGAATTAACCGATTCCTTTGTTCAGACCTTGAATTTAGGTATAGATTCAGTAGAAAAACTCAAAGAGACCATAAAAGAAAGACTCCTTAAAGACAAGAGTAGAAAAAATGAAAATCAATATCGGGAAAAACTTATGGAAAAAATTCTGGAAAAGGTGGATTTTACTGTTCCCCAAAGATATGTTGAGATCAAATTTCATCAATTAGTTGAAAATTTAAGGGAATCCTTAGAAAGAGAAGGACTAAGTTTTGACAAGATGACCCTTTCTCCGGAAAAGCTTAGAGAAAGACTTTATCCTGTAGCTGAAAAGCTCTCCAAGGAGGAGATAATCCTTGACAAAATTGCTGAATTAGAGGGGATTGAAATTAGTGATGAAGAGATTCAAAGGCAACTTCAGGTCATTCAACAGGGGCTACAGGTTCCCCTTGAAGAGGCAAGCAGGATTGTTTATTATAATATTTTACCAAAAATGTTAGCTGAAAGGGTTATGAAATTTCTTGTGGAAAATTCTAAACCTGTATACAAGGAGAATTAA
- the clpP gene encoding ATP-dependent Clp endopeptidase proteolytic subunit ClpP has product MSYYVPIVIEQTGRTERAYDIYSRLLKERIIFLGTPIDEKVANLVVAQLLFLEAEDPEKDIMIYLNSPGGLVTAGLAIYDTMQYIKPDVCTICVGQAASMAAVLLAAGTKGKRYALKHSRIMLHQPMGAFQGQATDVEIQAKEILRLREVLNNILSHHTGQDKEKIRLDTERDFYMSADEALEYGLIDKILVEREVK; this is encoded by the coding sequence ATGAGTTATTATGTCCCTATAGTTATTGAGCAGACTGGGAGAACCGAGAGAGCCTATGATATCTATTCAAGACTTCTCAAAGAGCGCATTATCTTTCTTGGAACCCCTATAGATGAAAAAGTGGCTAATTTAGTTGTGGCTCAGCTTCTTTTTTTAGAAGCTGAAGACCCTGAAAAGGATATCATGATTTATCTCAATTCTCCAGGAGGGCTTGTTACCGCTGGGCTTGCTATTTATGATACCATGCAATACATAAAACCTGATGTGTGCACTATTTGTGTTGGTCAGGCAGCCAGCATGGCTGCGGTGTTGCTTGCTGCTGGAACAAAAGGCAAAAGATATGCCCTAAAACACTCTCGAATCATGCTTCATCAACCCATGGGGGCCTTTCAAGGGCAAGCTACAGATGTAGAAATTCAGGCTAAGGAAATCCTTCGCCTCCGGGAAGTTTTAAATAATATCCTTTCTCACCACACAGGCCAGGATAAAGAAAAGATTAGATTAGACACAGAGAGAGATTTTTATATGTCAGCTGATGAGGCCTTAGAATATGGCCTCATTGATAAAATCTTAGTTGAAAGAGAGGTAAAATAA